The Streptomyces sp. M92 nucleotide sequence CGCGCCGCCGTCGCCGTAACCGCCGTGGTCGCCGTCACCGTCGCCGTCACCGTCGCCGTCGCCGTCCGAGTCGTCGCGCTCGTTGTCGATCCGCACGGTGACGCCGTCCCCGGCGTTCTCCTCGGTCACCTCGTAGGGACCGGTGACCGGGTCCGCGGGCAGTTCGTACCCGTCGGGCACGGCGGTCTCCCGCAGGTAGTACGAGCCCGGCTCGAGACCGTCGAAGACACAGCCGCCAAAGGCGTCCGTGGTGCACGTCCCGGTCAGGGTGTCGGGGTCGGCACCGTCCGTCTGGAGGCCGGCCTCACCGTTGGTCTCCTCCCACAGCTCGAACTCCGCCCCGGCGAGGGCGTCCCCGCTCTCCGCGTCCGTCTTCTCCACCTCGACGGAGCCCTCGTCCTCGGGGCCGGGGCCGGGGCCGGGCTCGTCCTCGGCGGTGTTCTCCGCGTCGGCCTGGACACCCTCGTCGAGGTTGTCGTCCGTCAGCACCAGCGGGCCGAAGACGTTCGGGTCGGGCAGCTCGTAGCCGTCGGGCGCGGCGGTCTCACGCCAGTAGTACGTACCGGTCTCCACCGTCCGCGCGCACAGCCCGAGGGCACCGGTCACGCAGGAGCCGCCGACCTGGGTGTCGGGGTCGGCACCGTCCGTCTGGAGACCGCCGACGCCGTTGGTCTCCTCCCACAGCTCGAACTCCGCCCCGCTGAGCACCTCGCCCGTCTCGGCGTCGGTCTTCCGGACCCGGACCTGTCCCGTCTCCGGGCCGGGCTCGGCGCCGGCCGTGTTCTCGGCACCGACCTGGACTCCGTCCTCGGCGTTCGCCTCGGTCAGCTCCAGCGGGCCGAACACGTCCGGGTCGGGCAGCTCGTAGCCGTCGGGCGCGGAGGTCTCACGCCAGTAGTACGTGCCCGGCTCGACGGTCTGCGCGCACAGGCCCTCCGCGTCCGTCGTGCAGACGCCGCCGACCTGGGTGTCGGGGTCGGCACCGTCCGTCTGGAGCCCGTCTACGCCGTTGGTCTCCTCCCACAGCTCGAACTCGGCCCCGGCGAGGGCGTCCCCGCTCTCCGCGTCCGTCTTCTCGACCCGCACCTCACCGGTCACCGGGTCGGGGCCGGGCCCCGGGTCGTCACCGCAGGACGGCAGGTCGCCGTCGAACGGGTACGCGTGGAACTCGACGCCCGTCTGCGGGCTGGTGTGGGTGATGGAACCGCTGCTGAAGAAGCGCCCGTTGATGCCGGGCAGCGACACCGTCGCCATCGAGTCCTGCTGCCCGACCAGCACGCTGCCCTGGAACTGGCCCGTGCCGACGAGATCGACGGTGGTGGCGTCGGGGAAGTTCCACAGGAGGCGCTCGCGGTAGGCGTTGAGCGGGTCGGTGGCATCGTCGATGCCGCCGCTGTAGGTGTTGATGACGCGGTCGGAGCCGAGGATGTTCACCAGGATCGTCGCGTCGTCGGGGATGTTCTCGAAGACGATCCCCTGCTGCCCGCCGGTGGGGCTCGCGAGGTCGAAGTCCACGTTGAACACCTGGATGCCGGACGTCCCGTCCCCGGTGAACAGCGTCTGGTAGCCCTGGTTCACGGCCGTGCCGGTGGCGGGCCGGGACTGGCCGTCCACCCGCGCGTAGCACTGGCTGGCCGTGGTGAGCTGGTCGCGCAGCGCCAGGTAGGGATCGGCGGCGTCCGGGTCGGGTTCGAGGTCGCCGGTCACGGTGCCGGTCAGCGTCCCGGCGTAGCGGACGACCCCGCCGTCGGCGAGCAGCCGCTGCCCGTCCGCGACGGTGATGTCGCCGCCGGTGGTCAGGAAGTCCGCTCCGTCCGGCGGCGGCACGCGCGAGCCGACGCCCGCGATGCCGATGTCGTAGACCGCGCTGCCGCCCGCGTCCTTGTCCATGTCGAAGTCGTCGAGGACGACGACCCGGCCCTCCGCCTCGGCGGCCCGGCCGCGGACGAGGAAGTCGTCGCCGGCGAAGACGTTGATGCCGTTGTCCCGGCCGGCGAACGGGCCGTTGTTGATCTCGGGGTACGGGTCGGGGCAGTTGCCCGGCACACACGGGCCGAGGCCGCCCGGCAGGGGGTCGGCCTGCGCCGGGGCGGCGCCCGTGCCGACGACCAGTACGGGGGCGAGGCCCGCCACGAGCGCGCACGCCAGTCCGGTCCGCCCCAGGCGGGGCCGGAGCGCGGCCATGCGTTGTCTGATGGAGTGCATGGCCGACAGGCTGTACGTCGGCCGCCCGCATTGCCGGGAAAACATTCCTGGGCCGGGCGACGATCACACGAACGGCCCGCGACACTCACGCCCGTCGGCCGAGCGCCACGTGCCCGGCCGGTAGGCCCGCACGGCCCGCCCGCGCCGGCCGGACCAACCGGAGACCGATCGGCCCGCGCGAACCGGCCGGACCAACCGGGCCGATCGGACTGATCGGGCCGATGGACTGACCGGACCAACCGGGCTGATCGGGCCGACCGGGGTCCACACGAACCGACCGGGGCCCGCACGAACCGACCGGCCGGGAACCCGCCCGGTGCGGGCGGTCCCGGCCGCCACGCCGTCGCCGACGGCATCGCCGCCGGCGACGACGCGGGCTCAGGCCCCCTTGAGCTCCTGCCGCTGCCGCCCGAGCCCCTCGACCTCCAGCTCCACCACATC carries:
- a CDS encoding choice-of-anchor A family protein: MHSIRQRMAALRPRLGRTGLACALVAGLAPVLVVGTGAAPAQADPLPGGLGPCVPGNCPDPYPEINNGPFAGRDNGINVFAGDDFLVRGRAAEAEGRVVVLDDFDMDKDAGGSAVYDIGIAGVGSRVPPPDGADFLTTGGDITVADGQRLLADGGVVRYAGTLTGTVTGDLEPDPDAADPYLALRDQLTTASQCYARVDGQSRPATGTAVNQGYQTLFTGDGTSGIQVFNVDFDLASPTGGQQGIVFENIPDDATILVNILGSDRVINTYSGGIDDATDPLNAYRERLLWNFPDATTVDLVGTGQFQGSVLVGQQDSMATVSLPGINGRFFSSGSITHTSPQTGVEFHAYPFDGDLPSCGDDPGPGPDPVTGEVRVEKTDAESGDALAGAEFELWEETNGVDGLQTDGADPDTQVGGVCTTDAEGLCAQTVEPGTYYWRETSAPDGYELPDPDVFGPLELTEANAEDGVQVGAENTAGAEPGPETGQVRVRKTDAETGEVLSGAEFELWEETNGVGGLQTDGADPDTQVGGSCVTGALGLCARTVETGTYYWRETAAPDGYELPDPNVFGPLVLTDDNLDEGVQADAENTAEDEPGPGPGPEDEGSVEVEKTDAESGDALAGAEFELWEETNGEAGLQTDGADPDTLTGTCTTDAFGGCVFDGLEPGSYYLRETAVPDGYELPADPVTGPYEVTEENAGDGVTVRIDNERDDSDGDGDGDGDGDGDHGGYGDGGAGGYGDK